In the genome of Bacillus sp. S3, one region contains:
- a CDS encoding amidase family protein, which produces MENPKLKRYTNEWLEEVTIREIQQKLESGELSSKELVLMYLHRISHFDQKLHSILEVNPDALQIAEVLDAERKETGPRSALHGIPILLKDNIDTHDKMHTSAGSLALKDSIALHDSFVAEQLRKAGAIILGKTNMTEWANFMTIGMKSGYSSRGGQVLNPYGQGKFDVGGSSSGSGAAIAANFAAAAVGTETSGSILNPACQNSLVGIKPTVGLISRRGIIPIAHTQDTAGPMARTVEDAAILLNALCGKDEQDPITMTNPFSGDFDFTAFILKEGLKGKRIGIASEGFIELLSKEKQVVVTAALEVLKTSGAEVIEHIEIPSAKAEWKYDVLTYEFKPDLNAYLNGLHPSVPVRTLADLIEFNKNDKDKMLKYGQAVLLESEKTSGALTEAAYFAALEFDLYHSTEQGIDFVLEKYGLDAIVFPNDEGSHISAKAGYPTIAVPAGYTSLGEPVGITFAGTAYSEPLLIQLAYAFEQMTGHRRTPILE; this is translated from the coding sequence ATGGAAAATCCTAAACTAAAAAGATATACCAACGAATGGCTTGAAGAGGTAACAATACGTGAAATTCAACAAAAATTGGAGAGCGGCGAGCTCTCATCTAAAGAACTGGTTTTAATGTATTTACATAGAATTTCACATTTTGATCAAAAGCTGCATTCAATCCTTGAAGTGAACCCGGATGCGCTGCAGATTGCAGAAGTGCTTGACGCGGAACGAAAAGAAACAGGGCCGCGCAGTGCATTACACGGCATCCCGATTTTACTAAAAGATAATATCGATACCCACGATAAAATGCATACGAGTGCCGGATCACTTGCGTTAAAAGATTCAATTGCCCTACATGATTCATTTGTCGCAGAACAATTACGAAAAGCAGGTGCGATTATTCTTGGAAAAACGAATATGACTGAGTGGGCAAATTTCATGACAATTGGGATGAAAAGCGGCTATAGCTCAAGGGGAGGCCAAGTTCTGAATCCCTACGGGCAAGGGAAATTTGATGTTGGCGGTTCCAGCTCAGGTTCTGGAGCGGCAATAGCTGCTAACTTTGCCGCGGCTGCAGTCGGAACGGAAACGTCTGGCTCCATACTAAATCCAGCTTGCCAGAATTCATTAGTAGGAATAAAACCAACAGTAGGTCTTATTAGTCGCAGAGGGATTATCCCAATTGCCCATACGCAGGATACAGCTGGACCAATGGCAAGAACAGTGGAGGATGCAGCCATACTGTTAAATGCCCTCTGTGGGAAAGATGAACAGGATCCGATTACCATGACAAATCCGTTTAGCGGCGATTTCGACTTTACGGCATTTATTTTAAAGGAAGGACTTAAGGGAAAAAGAATCGGAATTGCTTCCGAAGGATTTATAGAGCTGCTCAGTAAAGAAAAGCAAGTGGTTGTAACGGCAGCCCTAGAAGTACTGAAAACGTCCGGAGCCGAAGTCATTGAGCACATTGAAATCCCATCAGCTAAAGCCGAGTGGAAATATGATGTATTAACGTACGAATTTAAACCAGACTTAAATGCGTATTTAAATGGTCTCCATCCATCTGTACCGGTTAGGACATTAGCGGATCTAATCGAGTTCAATAAAAACGATAAAGACAAAATGCTTAAATACGGCCAGGCCGTTCTGCTCGAATCCGAAAAGACAAGTGGTGCCTTAACGGAAGCTGCCTATTTCGCGGCATTAGAATTCGACCTTTACCATTCGACAGAGCAAGGTATAGACTTTGTTTTGGAAAAATACGGGTTGGACGCGATTGTTTTTCCTAACGATGAAGGCTCGCATATAAGTGCCAAAGCCGGTTACCCAACAATTGCTGTTCCAGCCGGGTACACTTCTCTTGGGGAGCCGGTAGGAATTACCTTTGCCGGCACCGCCTATAGTGAGCCGCTTTTAATTCAATTAGCATATGCCTTTGAGCAAATGACAGGTCATCGCAGGACACCCATTCTGGAATAA
- a CDS encoding FAD-dependent oxidoreductase: MNSSENQFPKTYWREIDLPTFDALNEDLSVDVAIVGAGITGITAAYLLSKEGVKVAILEAGGVLNGTTGHTTAKLTAQHGIVYDEFINHFGRDKARLYFESHMNSIQFVENTVKEKGIDCDFSKQDAYVYATTEEYVDKIKTEWEAYKNLEIDGAIKDTIPFNVPAKAALVMHNQAQYHPLKFLKSLLEDAVNAGCSVYENTVASDIEDDDTEPKVVTKSGHRVTCKHVIIASHFPFYDKPGLYFARMYADRSYAIGIKTDKEYPGGMYISGDSPSRSIRYTPYNGEKLLIIGGENHKPGQGIDTVKHYEALQEFAKDVFGLSEYHYRWSAQDNVTLDKVPYIGKYTEGRENVLIATGYKKWGMTTGILAGHLLTDYVMNRENPYMELYSPSRFQADPALKSVVTTNADVAKHLIKGKLEYTDKTPEDLQDGEGSVVMYNGKRAGAYKDKDGKLYIVDTTCTHLGCECEWNRAEKSWDCPCHGSRYSYSGDVIEGPTKKALELLKEEQL; encoded by the coding sequence ATGAATTCATCTGAAAATCAATTCCCTAAAACTTATTGGAGAGAAATTGATTTACCCACATTTGACGCATTAAACGAGGATTTATCAGTAGATGTAGCAATTGTCGGAGCGGGCATCACCGGGATTACTGCTGCCTATTTACTGTCTAAAGAAGGGGTAAAGGTAGCTATTTTAGAAGCCGGCGGTGTCTTAAACGGGACAACCGGGCATACAACTGCGAAATTAACAGCACAGCATGGCATTGTATATGATGAATTTATCAATCATTTTGGAAGGGACAAGGCACGGCTTTATTTTGAATCCCATATGAATTCCATTCAATTTGTCGAAAACACTGTGAAGGAAAAAGGGATTGACTGTGATTTCAGTAAGCAAGATGCCTATGTTTATGCCACGACAGAAGAATATGTCGACAAGATTAAAACTGAGTGGGAAGCGTACAAGAACCTTGAAATTGACGGGGCCATAAAAGATACTATTCCCTTTAATGTCCCAGCAAAAGCTGCCCTCGTCATGCACAATCAAGCACAGTATCACCCGCTAAAATTTTTAAAATCGCTTTTAGAGGACGCCGTAAATGCCGGCTGTTCTGTTTATGAAAATACGGTCGCTTCAGACATTGAGGACGATGATACAGAACCTAAAGTAGTGACAAAGTCTGGTCATAGGGTTACGTGCAAGCATGTGATTATTGCCTCCCATTTTCCTTTTTATGATAAACCTGGTCTTTATTTTGCCAGAATGTATGCTGACAGATCGTATGCAATCGGGATAAAAACCGATAAGGAATATCCTGGCGGCATGTATATAAGCGGCGACAGCCCAAGCCGTTCGATTCGTTATACCCCTTATAATGGGGAAAAGCTGCTAATTATCGGCGGCGAAAACCATAAACCGGGACAGGGTATCGACACGGTCAAACATTATGAGGCACTTCAGGAGTTTGCAAAGGATGTTTTTGGTTTATCTGAATATCATTACCGCTGGTCTGCTCAAGATAATGTCACATTAGACAAAGTCCCTTATATCGGCAAGTACACCGAAGGCCGTGAAAATGTTTTAATTGCTACTGGCTATAAAAAATGGGGAATGACAACCGGCATTCTTGCTGGACACTTGTTAACCGATTATGTAATGAATCGTGAAAACCCTTATATGGAGCTTTATTCGCCATCACGATTCCAGGCTGACCCCGCATTAAAGAGTGTCGTAACAACCAATGCAGATGTTGCCAAACATCTCATCAAGGGCAAGCTTGAATATACAGATAAGACACCTGAAGATTTACAAGACGGTGAAGGCTCTGTTGTCATGTACAATGGAAAACGTGCGGGCGCCTATAAGGACAAGGACGGCAAGCTTTATATTGTTGACACCACCTGTACTCATTTAGGCTGTGAATGCGAGTGGAACCGTGCTGAAAAATCATGGGATTGCCCATGTCATGGTTCGCGATATTCCTATTCTGGCGATGTAATTGAAGGACCGACAAAAAAAGCATTGGAGTTACTGAAGGAAGAACAGCTATAA
- a CDS encoding DUF1360 domain-containing protein has translation MRDISWMTYIMLILASYRLTHLIVFDKITEFIRRPFMKKVQVETDEGPKTKEVPASMFGYLLKCYWCAGVWSAIFVGGAYLLFPRVTFVFILIFSIAGGQSIIETFVGVNIKKVDYYSELKKKD, from the coding sequence GTGAGAGATATTTCTTGGATGACCTATATTATGTTAATTTTAGCAAGTTACCGTCTAACCCATTTAATCGTATTTGATAAAATCACTGAATTTATCCGCAGACCTTTTATGAAAAAGGTCCAAGTTGAAACAGATGAGGGTCCTAAAACGAAGGAAGTACCTGCCTCCATGTTTGGTTATCTGTTGAAATGCTATTGGTGTGCCGGTGTGTGGAGTGCCATTTTTGTGGGCGGGGCGTATTTGCTTTTCCCAAGGGTTACATTCGTATTTATATTGATTTTTTCAATTGCCGGCGGCCAATCAATTATTGAAACCTTTGTCGGCGTCAATATTAAGAAAGTAGATTATTATTCGGAATTAAAGAAAAAAGACTAA
- the safA gene encoding SafA/ExsA family spore coat assembly protein, translated as MKKSFWFSFLFLLSLFCIPSVSFAQQIYTVQPGDSLWKIAVRYQVGITEIIQANPQFKNPNLIYPGQKVTIPDLGGVKSIESQVISLTNQERAKNGLKPMVADWELSRVARYKAMDMRDKNYFSHTSPTYGSPFDMIKNFGISYRSAAENIAAGQTTPQAVVQSWMNSSGHRANILSSNTRIGVGYAAGGSYRHYWVQMFISK; from the coding sequence ATGAAAAAATCATTTTGGTTTAGTTTTCTGTTCTTACTATCTCTTTTCTGTATCCCGAGTGTGTCTTTTGCCCAACAAATTTACACTGTTCAGCCAGGGGACTCACTTTGGAAAATTGCCGTTAGGTATCAAGTCGGAATTACGGAAATTATTCAAGCAAACCCGCAATTTAAAAATCCGAACTTGATCTACCCGGGTCAAAAGGTAACCATTCCTGATTTAGGCGGTGTGAAATCGATTGAAAGTCAGGTCATTTCGTTAACCAATCAAGAGCGGGCCAAAAATGGACTGAAGCCAATGGTGGCAGATTGGGAGCTTTCGAGGGTAGCCCGCTATAAAGCGATGGACATGAGGGATAAGAATTATTTTTCCCATACTAGCCCAACCTATGGCAGTCCGTTTGATATGATTAAAAACTTTGGTATTTCCTACCGTTCAGCAGCAGAAAATATTGCCGCTGGCCAAACCACGCCACAGGCAGTGGTGCAGTCCTGGATGAATAGTTCAGGTCATCGAGCGAATATATTAAGCTCCAACACCCGTATTGGCGTCGGTTACGCTGCGGGTGGATCCTATCGACATTACTGGGTCCAGATGTTTATATCAAAATAA
- a CDS encoding flagellar basal body rod protein → MKKFGLLMAGGIAAVILLSTIGPMVGLLVSLVLLYFIFKQFIKTESTGGKIGLGVIGFIVLMASIHNAPAIIGVAAAYVLYLVYKKWNENKNTRIKEESDPFVNFEKQWNELNKY, encoded by the coding sequence ATGAAAAAATTTGGTTTACTGATGGCTGGAGGGATTGCAGCGGTCATCTTGCTCTCAACAATTGGTCCAATGGTGGGGTTACTTGTTAGCCTAGTGCTCCTGTACTTCATCTTCAAACAGTTTATTAAAACGGAATCCACTGGAGGGAAGATTGGTCTTGGGGTCATCGGCTTCATTGTCCTAATGGCCTCTATCCATAACGCCCCAGCCATCATTGGTGTAGCAGCAGCTTATGTTCTCTACCTTGTTTATAAAAAGTGGAATGAGAACAAAAATACAAGAATCAAAGAAGAATCCGATCCATTTGTCAATTTTGAAAAACAATGGAATGAGTTAAACAAATATTAA
- a CDS encoding PspA/IM30 family protein, translated as MTNLFSRIKNTITADLHEALDQKEKKNPIALLNQYLRQCELETEKVRKLLERQYALKDEFTREYHQAMELAEKRKYQADVASKAGETELYQFAAAEHQQYADRASRLSASLEQTKEQLGDLERKYEEMKHKLKDMNLRRMELMGRENVTRANLRINQVLDSNSYSDKSFSKFKDIENYLDRLEHQVNSSFYRNTIDSRIAELEKEMKLEESKSI; from the coding sequence ATGACCAACTTATTTTCAAGAATTAAAAACACCATTACCGCAGATTTACACGAGGCTCTTGATCAAAAGGAAAAGAAAAATCCAATTGCCTTGCTTAATCAATATCTTCGCCAATGTGAGCTGGAAACAGAAAAGGTAAGAAAGCTTTTGGAAAGACAATATGCATTGAAGGATGAATTTACAAGAGAATACCATCAGGCAATGGAGTTAGCCGAAAAAAGAAAGTATCAGGCAGATGTAGCTTCTAAAGCAGGGGAAACAGAGCTTTATCAATTTGCTGCAGCAGAGCATCAGCAATATGCGGATCGTGCCAGCCGTTTAAGTGCATCTCTTGAACAAACAAAGGAGCAGCTAGGGGATTTAGAAAGAAAGTATGAAGAAATGAAGCACAAACTAAAAGACATGAACCTAAGACGGATGGAATTGATGGGCCGAGAAAATGTAACTCGGGCAAATCTCCGGATTAACCAGGTGCTTGATTCAAATTCTTACTCAGATAAATCCTTCTCAAAATTTAAGGATATTGAAAACTATCTGGACCGTTTAGAGCATCAAGTGAACAGCTCTTTCTACCGCAATACCATTGATTCAAGAATTGCCGAATTAGAAAAAGAAATGAAATTGGAAGAAAGCAAGTCCATTTAA
- the liaF gene encoding cell wall-active antibiotics response protein LiaF: protein MFKNTKNDYVGWLVIIGIVILLLEILFFNRGLIFSLFISGGMIYLGRKRAGKRLGKLLFIGGIIFFVLSIVNMMTFKFLLLAILLHFFIQFLNAKKQPKKISPDVVKPEAKPEALQQEETMIKSEPLFSNVFIGQQKTPEGVYDWKDVNIQAGIGDTIIDLSYTMLPKGETVIFIRNIIGNIQILVPYEIDVSIHHSSVIGSTNVLGNYESKLFNQMFQLKTPGYDQSEQKVKIFTSLVVGNLEVSRI, encoded by the coding sequence ATGTTTAAAAATACAAAAAATGATTATGTTGGATGGCTGGTGATCATCGGTATTGTCATTCTGCTTCTAGAGATTTTATTTTTTAACAGAGGGCTGATATTCTCTCTTTTTATATCTGGCGGTATGATTTATCTAGGTCGAAAAAGAGCTGGCAAAAGATTAGGGAAACTTCTATTTATCGGCGGTATTATCTTTTTTGTTCTGAGTATCGTCAATATGATGACGTTTAAATTTTTATTATTAGCTATTTTACTGCACTTCTTTATTCAATTTTTAAATGCTAAAAAACAGCCAAAAAAGATTTCCCCAGATGTTGTCAAACCAGAAGCTAAACCAGAGGCTTTGCAGCAAGAAGAAACCATGATTAAATCGGAGCCGTTGTTTAGCAATGTTTTTATCGGGCAGCAAAAAACTCCTGAAGGTGTTTATGACTGGAAAGATGTCAACATTCAAGCCGGAATTGGCGATACGATTATTGATCTCAGCTACACGATGCTGCCAAAAGGGGAAACGGTCATCTTTATCCGAAATATTATTGGGAATATCCAAATCCTTGTTCCATATGAAATTGATGTAAGTATCCATCATTCTTCTGTAATAGGTTCGACTAACGTTTTAGGCAATTATGAATCAAAGTTGTTCAATCAAATGTTCCAGCTAAAAACGCCTGGCTATGATCAGTCCGAGCAAAAGGTGAAAATTTTTACATCGCTTGTTGTGGGGAATTTAGAGGTGAGCCGGATATGA
- a CDS encoding sensor histidine kinase produces the protein MSTTGRQIVWSVGFSFLIAIIIGAVFIFVFPLNNWSELWSKNFMDIPIVIFVPAFSIALGILIGGAQGLFWRKQFLSIEHSLHQLDEGRQLEVKEKASVTEMQMIAERIEKIGKQMSEQAKLSQRLATEKVEDQEARIQEIIEQERNRLARELHDSVSQQLFAASMMMSAINETKGQSENDREAKQLKLVEEMIHQSQLEMRALLLHLRPVALKNKSLQEGIEELLIELSQKVTMDIKWKVEDFPLHKGVEDHLFRILQESVSNTLRHSKASKFEVLMVKRDDLVILRIVDDGIGFEVNEMKAGSYGMQNMHERAVEVGGTLKVISVKGKGTRLEVKVPVMTNGDGAND, from the coding sequence ATGAGTACAACTGGACGTCAAATTGTCTGGAGTGTCGGTTTTTCCTTTCTTATCGCAATTATCATCGGAGCTGTTTTTATTTTTGTGTTCCCATTAAACAACTGGTCGGAATTATGGAGCAAAAATTTCATGGATATTCCGATTGTCATTTTTGTTCCTGCATTTAGTATTGCCCTAGGAATTCTTATAGGCGGGGCGCAGGGCCTTTTTTGGCGAAAACAATTTCTCTCGATTGAACATTCTTTGCATCAATTAGATGAAGGAAGACAATTGGAAGTAAAAGAGAAGGCCTCGGTAACGGAAATGCAAATGATTGCTGAGCGAATTGAAAAAATTGGGAAACAAATGTCTGAGCAGGCAAAGCTTTCTCAACGGTTAGCAACTGAAAAGGTTGAAGACCAAGAGGCAAGAATTCAGGAGATAATTGAGCAGGAACGAAATCGTCTTGCCCGAGAGCTCCATGATTCTGTAAGCCAGCAATTATTTGCTGCGTCGATGATGATGTCAGCCATTAATGAAACAAAGGGGCAGTCAGAAAATGACCGTGAAGCTAAGCAATTGAAGCTGGTAGAGGAAATGATTCACCAATCACAGCTGGAAATGAGGGCGCTGCTTTTACACTTGCGTCCAGTTGCCTTAAAGAATAAATCACTGCAAGAAGGAATAGAGGAACTTCTAATCGAATTATCTCAAAAGGTAACAATGGATATAAAATGGAAGGTAGAGGATTTTCCTTTACATAAAGGGGTAGAGGACCACCTCTTCCGAATTCTGCAAGAGTCTGTTTCGAACACCTTAAGGCATTCAAAAGCTAGTAAGTTCGAGGTTCTGATGGTCAAACGAGATGATCTTGTCATCTTACGGATAGTTGATGATGGAATTGGTTTTGAAGTAAACGAAATGAAAGCGGGTTCCTATGGGATGCAAAATATGCACGAGCGCGCTGTTGAAGTGGGCGGGACATTAAAAGTAATTAGTGTGAAGGGTAAAGGAACAAGGCTGGAAGTGAAGGTCCCAGTGATGACTAATGGAGATGGTGCCAATGATTAG
- a CDS encoding response regulator transcription factor, translated as MIRVVFVDDHEMVRIGVSSYLSAQPDIEVVGEADDGKKGVELALELRPDIILMDLVMKEMDGIEATRQIIEQWPEAKVIIVTSFLDDEKVYPALEAGATSYMLKTSKAGEIANAVRATYHGQSVLEPEVTGKMMVKMRQKNTHLLHEDLTSRELEILLLMAEGKTNQDIADELFIALKTVKTHVSNILSKLNVQDRTQAVIYAFKHSLIK; from the coding sequence ATGATTAGAGTAGTGTTTGTAGACGACCATGAAATGGTAAGAATCGGGGTTTCCTCCTATTTATCGGCGCAGCCGGATATTGAAGTGGTTGGCGAGGCGGATGATGGAAAAAAGGGTGTAGAGCTCGCTTTAGAACTTCGCCCAGATATCATTTTAATGGATTTGGTCATGAAAGAAATGGATGGAATTGAAGCGACAAGACAAATCATTGAACAATGGCCTGAGGCAAAGGTCATTATCGTGACGAGCTTTTTGGACGATGAAAAGGTATATCCTGCGCTGGAGGCGGGGGCCACTAGTTATATGTTGAAAACCTCGAAAGCTGGGGAAATTGCGAATGCTGTCCGGGCTACATATCATGGACAATCTGTCCTCGAACCAGAAGTAACCGGAAAAATGATGGTGAAAATGCGCCAGAAGAATACGCATCTGCTCCATGAAGATTTAACAAGCCGTGAACTGGAAATATTACTATTAATGGCCGAAGGCAAAACCAATCAGGACATTGCTGATGAATTATTTATCGCCTTAAAAACCGTCAAAACCCATGTCAGCAATATCTTAAGCAAGCTCAACGTCCAAGACCGTACTCAAGCGGTAATCTATGCATTTAAGCATTCGTTAATTAAGTAA
- the efeO gene encoding iron uptake system protein EfeO: MNLLKVSGLLLLSSSLLFGCSNTDKSASTENVKETKNTSSEALKGVTDEYRKYAIGEIEEFVKATEAFTTAVKNGEIDKAKALYGPARMHYERAEPIAEVFGDLDPKIDAREGDVPEAEWGGYHRIEKGLWVENTTKGYEQYADQLMKDVNLLRAKVDTVEVTPDLLITGAVDLLNEVSTSKVTGEEDRYSHTDLYDFAANVEGAEKIYQLLSQELKKKDEELSKEIQTRFDEIYSLLNQQKNGEGYKLYTELTEAQVKGLSQAIDALAEPLSQIGMVTEAS; this comes from the coding sequence ATGAACCTACTAAAAGTATCAGGATTATTACTATTATCTAGCAGTCTTTTATTCGGATGTTCAAATACAGACAAATCTGCATCCACTGAAAACGTGAAAGAAACAAAGAATACGTCATCAGAAGCCCTCAAAGGGGTAACAGATGAATACCGTAAATATGCAATAGGCGAAATTGAGGAGTTTGTAAAAGCGACAGAAGCATTTACAACTGCGGTGAAAAATGGCGAAATCGATAAAGCAAAAGCGCTTTATGGACCGGCGCGGATGCACTATGAGCGTGCTGAACCCATCGCAGAAGTGTTTGGTGATCTAGATCCGAAAATTGATGCCCGTGAAGGAGATGTCCCTGAGGCAGAATGGGGCGGATACCATCGGATCGAAAAAGGACTGTGGGTAGAAAACACAACAAAGGGCTATGAACAATATGCAGACCAATTGATGAAAGATGTTAATCTGTTAAGAGCTAAAGTCGATACAGTTGAAGTGACACCCGATTTATTAATTACTGGGGCAGTCGATCTTTTAAACGAAGTTTCCACATCTAAAGTAACCGGTGAAGAAGACCGGTATTCCCATACCGATTTATATGATTTTGCGGCGAACGTAGAGGGTGCGGAAAAGATCTATCAACTGCTAAGTCAGGAATTAAAGAAAAAAGATGAAGAGCTTTCTAAGGAAATTCAAACACGTTTTGACGAGATTTATAGTTTATTGAACCAGCAGAAAAATGGTGAAGGCTATAAGCTTTATACGGAATTGACAGAAGCACAAGTTAAAGGGCTAAGCCAAGCGATCGATGCACTTGCAGAACCACTTTCTCAAATAGGTATGGTGACGGAGGCGTCTTAA
- the efeB gene encoding iron uptake transporter deferrochelatase/peroxidase subunit, translated as MKKNTNSLDALNEKKVSRRDILKTAGIGGVGVILGASGLGGVLSINESKASSHETKGEIVPFYGKHQGGITTKTQNHVYFVSLDISTSKRGELVKLFKDWTTAAALLTEGKPVGELESNEFLPPKDTGEAAGLSPSSLTITFGVGPSLFVKDNQDRFGLKHKQPKELVDLPKFPLDALEESWAGGDLCIQACADDLQVAFHAVRNLIRIARGKATLRWVQSGFQRTKQSDPKNETPRNLFGFKDGTVNPDVNSENQLNNHVWVQPGDGPDWLVNGSYLVVRRIQMFIEVWDRTNLREQENTFGRYRESGAPLGQKDEFETLDLEKKNEQGQYSIPVDSHTRLSHGDGSEKILRRAYSYSDGMDVKTGSFDAGLLFLCFQRAPSKQFIPIQNRLAKMDKLNEYISHRGSAIFACLPGTKQGGFIGETLFN; from the coding sequence TTGAAGAAAAACACAAACAGCTTAGATGCATTAAATGAAAAGAAGGTTTCAAGAAGAGATATTCTGAAGACAGCTGGAATCGGCGGTGTCGGGGTAATCCTTGGTGCCTCCGGACTCGGTGGAGTCCTCTCAATCAATGAAAGCAAAGCATCAAGCCATGAAACAAAAGGTGAAATCGTGCCGTTTTATGGCAAACATCAAGGTGGTATTACCACCAAAACACAGAATCATGTTTATTTCGTTTCATTAGATATTTCAACATCGAAGCGAGGAGAATTAGTAAAGCTTTTCAAGGATTGGACAACAGCGGCGGCCCTGTTAACTGAAGGAAAGCCTGTTGGAGAACTTGAGAGTAATGAGTTTCTTCCGCCGAAAGATACGGGTGAAGCAGCGGGCTTATCACCCTCCAGTTTAACCATTACCTTTGGTGTTGGCCCTAGTTTGTTTGTAAAGGACAACCAAGACAGGTTTGGACTAAAGCACAAACAGCCAAAGGAATTAGTCGATCTTCCGAAATTCCCGCTCGATGCCTTGGAGGAGTCATGGGCTGGCGGGGATCTTTGTATCCAAGCCTGTGCCGATGATTTACAGGTGGCGTTCCATGCAGTTAGAAACCTCATTCGAATCGCCAGAGGTAAAGCAACATTGCGGTGGGTACAATCAGGCTTCCAGCGAACCAAACAGTCGGATCCGAAAAATGAAACACCAAGGAATCTCTTTGGCTTCAAGGATGGAACGGTTAATCCAGATGTAAATAGTGAAAATCAATTAAACAATCATGTATGGGTCCAGCCGGGAGATGGTCCTGATTGGCTCGTTAATGGCAGCTATCTCGTAGTCCGCCGGATCCAAATGTTTATCGAGGTGTGGGATCGGACCAATTTAAGGGAACAGGAAAACACATTTGGCCGCTACCGTGAAAGCGGAGCACCGCTTGGACAAAAAGATGAATTTGAAACATTAGATTTGGAAAAGAAAAATGAACAAGGTCAATATAGCATCCCTGTTGATTCACATACCCGGCTGTCACATGGAGACGGCTCTGAGAAGATCCTGCGCCGGGCCTATTCCTACTCTGATGGAATGGATGTGAAGACAGGCAGTTTTGATGCTGGGTTGCTATTCCTTTGTTTCCAGCGTGCACCAAGTAAACAATTTATCCCCATCCAAAATCGATTAGCGAAGATGGATAAATTAAATGAATATATATCCCACCGGGGAAGCGCC